The following are encoded in a window of Rosa chinensis cultivar Old Blush chromosome 4, RchiOBHm-V2, whole genome shotgun sequence genomic DNA:
- the LOC112199140 gene encoding putative lipid-transfer protein DIR1 — protein sequence MEAARKLVLVVAAVLVVVACINVEVSDAQTICNVSVNNLMSCKPAVTKPNPSRPTKTCCSVLSHADLKCLCSYRNSNLLPSLGIDPNLAMQLPAKCKLPHPANC from the coding sequence ATGGAAGCTGCTCGGAAGCTGGTGTTGGTCGTGGCAGCGGTGCTGGTGGTGGTTGCTTGCATTAATGTAGAGGTCTCCGATGCGCAGACCATTTGCAATGTGTCTGTGAATAACTTGATGTCCTGCAAGCCGGCCGTAACAAAACCTAACCCTTCCAGGCCGACCAAGACCTGCTGCTCGGTGCTGTCGCACGCCGACTTGAAGTGCCTCTGCTCCTACAGGAACTCGAACCTGTTGCCTTCTCTGGGGATTGACCCTAACCTTGCCATGCAGCTCCCTGCCAAGTGCAAGCTTCCTCACCCTGCCAATTGCTAG